The stretch of DNA CAAGACTGGTGACTTTTGGATGATTAACTAACTGAGATGCAAAAGTAGTGAAGACTTACACAAACTTTGGTATTcgttattaaaagaaaaaaacatgctAATGACTTTAGAACAAGAATCCAAGCAACAAAAAACATCTATGCCAAGTCCTGAGTGGTTCTACAAGGTAACCATGTCTATGGAGAATCTTGAGGCGGTGGTTACAGAGAGGGAAGATGCTCTTACAGACGGGTCAGGAAAAAGCAAGACCAGGAGAATGGAGAAAGGACTGCTTTGGGGAAACATTGTGGTATAAGTTCAAAGAATGGCTTATACCGTGGTACATGAAAAGACATTACAAGACAAAGAAGTTCTTTGCGTTGCCATATGTTGATCATTATATTAGGTTAAAGACAGTGAAGGAGCTTCGACCAGAGGCTAGACAGAGAAATGCTGCGAAAGACAAGCAAAATAAACTGGAGAAAAGGTTTCCACACATTGCTAACAAATCTTAAAATAAATCCTCCCACATTTCTAttgcggcaaaaaaaaaaaaaaggaaagggtgAAATTCTAGGCTAAAACCG from Bufo bufo chromosome 7, aBufBuf1.1, whole genome shotgun sequence encodes:
- the LOC121007836 gene encoding LOW QUALITY PROTEIN: 39S ribosomal protein L47, mitochondrial-like (The sequence of the model RefSeq protein was modified relative to this genomic sequence to represent the inferred CDS: inserted 2 bases in 1 codon), with protein sequence MLMTLEQESKQQKTSMPSPEWFYKVTMSMENLEAVVTEREDXLLQTGQEKARPGEWRKDCFGETLWYKFKEWLIPWYMKRHYKTKKFFALPYVDHYIRLKTVKELRPEARQRNAAKDKQNKLEKRFPHIANKS